Genomic segment of Scyliorhinus torazame isolate Kashiwa2021f chromosome 7, sScyTor2.1, whole genome shotgun sequence:
tacgcatcgtctgtctgatatttggcctcacttcgcttggcgtgttattggcgatggacatggaaaaggggaatattatgtatctgtgtagccccaaccaatctacaaggatacatcacctatgcaaaggtgatgttcttcactgcccccatatacgaggacatggtatcgactcatggaaggtcatcaaagttaaggagaatgcgggagtcatgaagcagctgcaccggtcccggcgatgggaagggaacattatatggacattgccttgtttttggaatacatgtaaatttgattttggatgtgttaaaagtggtacaataaaggtaacatcaggctgtcagaagagtgtaggaagagaccatgagaaagagaaagggactagagagaggacggggcgtgtgagaagggaagtacagctagaacgtaggttaccgggagatgcacttaagttaattaaaggccaaactgaggaaaacccgggtagtatgaatctcttctaccagatttaccaccgtctgtatggccagggacgggttgtctgctacccaaaccccgcagcggtgtctaggttattttctgtttcaccgctttggggcactccccaaacggtggttcattgtcagcattccgagccattgcccgagcacgtcactcttccttacgatccggattcagcaccaccggctatttgccttcccctccctcgggataattcccattcacagtacgataggctgcgacggtggagggcgtacatacctagccacttcactcccaatagggattcccggtcgtacgagaattgcttcagcagtgaaggatatggctgtttgctggtagaggtggacacaaatataacatgtctgtttcccacctgtacggacaggaggtgccatatcacccaggcgtctggccaatgcgtttgttataacaccacttgcgttccattgaacgctggcctccagctcctttgtggctgggcgaatgtctctcatatcactgttgggaatagggctttccgcattgctgggcggcccgaatgggcatttcaaaattggataaactgggctactgggaggtccttacgcaaccgatatgctgattgtgatgctagtctccacacggaacaaggatactactttttatttaatggtacggcgaccaacgttttgtcaccccatttccccgccgaattgctatagggactctagtccctaccacagtcccctgcccttcggcgtggaacctgcataatcagttagcacgccgggcagtctctgctgaattttgcgagaactggaaaaaacctcaggttcttgcacccaaccggggccactcagccgggtggggcattctgagcgtattgacactgggaggtgaggggggttccttggctgttagtgatcggaattattttatttgcggccttaccatcttgggaaatgaaaccttgggagccctcggggcaataactaaggagttgtctcagctacggttgtttgcaatgcagaaccggtatgctcttgactatcttctggcccgtgagggtggggtatgcgccatagtacagggcaagtgtatcatgggtgttcaggacttgaccgctaacattactaaatttatggatcgcatacgggatcacttggacgggatgcaggatcctgactcttggggtaactggggatctggaggatggaaggactggttgataaatatggccatgtatctagtggtagctatcggctgcatctttgtgggcctggccatccttaaatgtgtgatgggtagaatgcggggtgcactagatcagatcaccgccccaatcaccgaaaaaaaaaaaatttaactgttaaaatccatgagggtgaggcagatgaaggggggctaagacaggaattggaaatgcagcgacggatctttttagatgagg
This window contains:
- the LOC140426995 gene encoding uncharacterized protein — encoded protein: MNPTALMSIFLQEAAPNSLRSAILQVWSMMEWLRIVCLIFGLTSLGVLLAMDMEKGNIMYLCSPNQSTRIHHLCKGDVLHCPHIRGHGIDSWKVIKVKENAGVMKQLHRSRRWEGNIIWTLPCFWNTCKFDFGCVKSGTIKVTSGCQKSVGRDHEKEKGTRERTGRVRREVQLERRLPGDALKLIKGQTEENPGSMNLFYQIYHRLYGQGRVVCYPNPAAVSRLFSVSPLWGTPQTVVHCQHSEPLPEHVTLPYDPDSAPPAICLPLPRDNSHSQYDRLRRWRAYIPSHFTPNRDSRSYENCFSSEGYGCLLVEVDTNITCLFPTCTDRRCHITQASGQCVCYNTTCVPLNAGLQLLCGWANVSHITVGNRAFRIAGRPEWAFQNWINWATGRSLRNRYADCDASLHTEQGYYFLFNGTATNVLSPHFPAELL